DNA from Canis lupus familiaris isolate Mischka breed German Shepherd chromosome 9, alternate assembly UU_Cfam_GSD_1.0, whole genome shotgun sequence:
GGAAAggtggggggcgggcggggggctcgGAGCGCCAAGGCGTCGGCGAAGAGAGATCCGCCAGGGGAGCAGAAGGAGCCTGAGAGCACCGAgcaaaaatgggggggggggtgggggcggcgcgCCGGGTTGCGGCGGAGCTGCAGCCGAGTCCCCAGGGCCGACCTCCTACCGGGAGCACTCTGGACGCGGAAAGGGGCACTTGGCCGGGAAGGGGGCGCCCTGGGGGGGGATGCGCCCGGGCCACTGCGGCTCGGCTCGGGATGGCTCGGTGCGCGGCGTTACCTGAGCTTCGCATCCAGGGGTAGATCCGGAAGTTACTCTCGGCCGCCAAGTCCGAGTCCCTCTGCTCCTTGGCGCCCGCCGCCTTGGCGGAGTCGCCGGGACACACCCCGGAGAGGTTCTGCTCAAAGGGCGCGCAGTGCATGTTGAAGGAACTCGGCTCGAGCCCGTAGCCGGCCGCGTAGACGCCGGCTGCACTCTGGCCCGCCATGCCCCCCCCGCCGGGGTACAAGCCCTGCATCGAGGCGGCGAAGGAAGCGCCCGAACCCGCTCCATAGCCCGGGCGCTGGGGGTTGGAAGCAAACGCACAAGAAGTTTGTTCAGGGAAGGCTCCGGTGGCGAAAACCGAACTTGCGGCtggatatttagaaaataaagcattCGCATAATACAATGAACTCATAATTTGGCCGGATGATTTGTAGGCAGGGACGTTTTAGTGTCGGTTTTACGAGATTCCTTGATATATTACAGAATTAGAGTCCAGATTTACACCAAAAAGGACCCCCTTTTTCCTCTCCGGACCACGTGACCCCGCCCACGTGACGCGCCCTCCGCCAATGGCCCGGCAGCCTCCCCACGGCTCCCGGTAATGTGGAAAAAATTGTGTGGCGTTCGATTTATAAAATATGATCAATAATGAATGGGAGAGCCGAGCCCTGCGGATTGGGGCTGGGGGCTCAAGGGCCGCCGTCGACCCTCTTGGGCTGGAGGCAGCTTGCAGGCGAGATTTGGGGAGGAATGGATTGAGTAGGAGGGAAAATAAATAACCTCTGAGCCATCCGTGTTgtcaccccaccaccaccacccacctccccagccGGTTGCCCAACAAGAAACAAATGCAGGGATTGCCCGCAACTGGGTGGGTGGGCGGGTGGGGGCAGGTCAGGTCTTTATTAATCTGGGCCAGTGCAGCCTCGCTGGGCCTTAGCGGGGACCTTGGTCCGGTTCTCCCGAGGTGAGCGGCGGAGGTGAGCCTGGCCTCCTGGCTCGCTCTCTCGGTGCCCCCAGACATACAGGCAGGGATGGAATGAAGCTTCGTGGGTGCTCCTACAGGCGCGGGATCCAGCCCACGGGCGTGGGATGCTGCGGTTTCTGGTGGtggctaaaacaaacaaacaaacacaactgtttgaaaataaaaaaaggaagggggtggggtggctgggaagagaaaggaagggaggagggcggccTGGGTATGCTGCTCTCCTGGTTCCGGGAGGCGGATGCCTCAGTGGAGCGTGGCTGcgggagcagcaggggcagcgAGGGAAGGAAGGGGGCGAGCCACGACCTCAGAGCTGGGCGAAGGTGGCCAAGTCGCGAAGAGGGAGAGGCGGGGAAGTgcatctcttctctcctcctgctccccccacccccagccacccactcagccagccagccaatctgggaaaaataaatgtataagctTGTTCAGCGGCCCTGCGCTCcacttttatacacacacacacacacacacaccagcacacaCACAAGCGCACACGGGAGAGGGCCCGCAGAAACAAagggggaggcggcgggggaTACAGCCACCAGTCCCGGCGCATCCCTCCAGCGTGGCCTGGGCGCCCGGGTCTCGCGCCGGCAGCCTCTGAACGCGAAGGGAGGGGGTTTCTCTGGGCTCCCCTCCCCCGTTCCTCTCTCCTCCAATCAGGCGCAGCcgcctccctcaccccctgcgCCCCTGGGCCAAGGGACTCGcaccacctgcctccagcccccgccccctcctctggGCGGCCCGGCCTGGCGGGCGCAGGAGCCGGGTGACCGGCTCCCCCCAGCTCTGCAAGGCGCCGGGGGCAAATGAGGAGCGCGGGCCGGGCCAGTCTCGGGTTCTCGCTTGTAAACTTTATTGTAACTCTTCCGCCCTTTTCAGGCGCAGACAACAGAACAAAGTATAGAGgaacaacaaaatatataattagccctcccaccccccaataAAGCAATTCACGGATACAGGATACATTCTCTTCACAGTAAACCTAAGAACACTTTTAACAATTGCCCACAGCGCGCATGCTAACTAAAGTAACCTCTTTTGAGAAACACTTAAGACGAAATTGCCAAACCAAAGGCGGTGGGGGGCGGGTgttgggaggaaaagagaagcaagagagaaagccagCGAGCTAGGGAGGGCAGCGGGGAGAGAGGGGTTGGGAGGGGGAAATGaggacggggagagagagagagagagagagagagagagagagagagagagagagaaggagagggagagggagacagaaagaattACGGTGTGAATAGGCAGTTTCATGTTGTTGGGAGAACTTAGCAGAAATCGGTACCTCGGTCATTACAAAGAAGCAcgttcaaaggaaaaaagaccatTGCACAAGGAGGCTTTTTACACGGGGCGGGGGCTTGGGGGGGCTCAGCCAGCCGCAGCCGCTCACCCTCGCAGGGCGAGGGAGTCCTTGCTCAAAATCCTTTTcttgtcccccctcccccggcccccgagagaagggaaggagatcCACGGTAGCTCACACACAGAAGCTATTACGAGATACTACCACTAGCGGGGGACTGGCGCGGCGGGGGACGCTGCGGCGGGAGGCCGGGCTCCGGGCCCTGCTCGCGGGGCCAGAGCTCtctcgggcgggggcgggcggcggcggtgAGGTCCGGGGGGACCCACGGACCGAGGGCGGCCGCGGCCCTGGCAGTCCCAGCTGGAGCCTACTTCTTGTCGCCCTTCTGCGCGTCGCCCTCGTCCGCCGCCTCCGGGGCCCGCTCCAGCTTCTGTTTCTCCAGCTCCTCCTGCTCGCATTTGCTGCTGGGGAACTTGTCtttgttgttctcttttttccacttcATCCTCCGGTTCTGGAACCAGATTTTGACCTGTCTCTCTGTCAGTCCCAGCGCATGCGATACCTCGATCCGCCGCTTGCGAGTCAGATAGGGATTAAATAGGAActccttctccagctccaggGTCTGGTAGCGGCTGTAGGTCTGTCGGCCTCGCCTGCGTCCGGCGGCTGCTAGGAATGGGGGAAAGGGcgagacaggggtggggggggagggaggggggag
Protein-coding regions in this window:
- the HOXB7 gene encoding homeobox protein Hox-B7, translated to MSSLYYANALFSKYPAASSVFATGAFPEQTSCAFASNPQRPGYGAGSGASFAASMQGLYPGGGGMAGQSAAGVYAAGYGLEPSSFNMHCAPFEQNLSGVCPGDSAKAAGAKEQRDSDLAAESNFRIYPWMRSSGTDRKRGRQTYTRYQTLELEKEFHYNRYLTRRRRIEIAHALCLTERQIKIWFQNRRMKWKKENKSTGPGATGQDKAEVEEDEEE